Below is a window of Arabidopsis thaliana chromosome 2, partial sequence DNA.
GTGGGACAGTTTAGGGGAAGCTGTAAAAGCTGTAACTGATCTTCTTGGCATGCAGTCTTGTAAGGTTAGGCGCGCTTCTTCATACGttaatacatttttcattagcataaaaaaaaatcataactgAGATATGATCTGGcattgttgttcttcttaattcttatGATAATTGTTTCGGGGGTTTCGGGTTCAGGGTACGGAGACGGTTGCAAGCAACGCAAGATCACACACATGTTTACCATCAGGTTTGTATATAGGGAACGTGAAAGTGTTGGTGAAGGCACAGTTTGGAATGGACAGCTCAAAGGAAATTGTAATGAAACTGGCTGTTCGAGCAGAGGATCCATCTGTCAGCGATGCGATTCACGCACTTGTTGCTAACGGCTAAACATATCAAAGGTTCGCAGGGATCTTTCCCTTTCGCTTTTGGTCTTGAAAAGTGCTTATTGTCATTtctctaaacatttttttgagTTTGCTACTTTTTACCATTAGtataaatattcttttgatgAGCTTATTTGAGGATATGTCGTAGTGGATCGTTTCTTCTTTCGTTGATTCACACaagtttgtttaattataGTACGGTGGCAGAAGAATACTAATAACTAGTAACCTGTTCAATCGATTCAGTTGCTAAAGTCGATTCAcattcagacaaaaaaaacttagagaAGCAACAAAGCCCACAAGGACTGTTACATCTTTCAAAGACAGCTCAAGAGACCCATTGTTACAGAGAACCAAAAGTTTCAACCTTTCAAAAAATGATAGAACTGAAGGAATGTTTCCTTCAATTACAGTGAAAAATCAGTGAACATttttacaaatacaaatcCCATTAAGTATTTGAGTCCAAAGTGTCATCATGAAATAAATTAGTCCCATCACACACAAATGACAAACAGTACAAGATGttgaaaaagaacaaaggaCCATTCTCATCCAGAAGAAACAATGTTGAAAATGTTAAGCATAAATAATCAAGATTAAGACAGAGAACTAAAAGAAACTGCAAAACCTTGTTCTTGAGAccaaacaaaatgaaagataCATGTATAAAGCTCGTTcaagagataaaaaaagaaacgcaTAGGTAAGAGAACAAAATGACATGCCCTTTGCTTTCACCTGACTCCAATGATCGTCTCTatccttcttctctccttgtcCCTTCTCAGTCTGATtctgaatctgaatctgatTGATGATATTCTGGCTCCACCAATGGAGGATGGACTGACTTGAGCTGTTCTAAATCGTTAACATTATGATTCTCCCCGTGGTTTACAAAGGTGCAAACGCTACAAGGTTTCGTAACTGCTTCACCAAAACCTTGTATTTCAACACGTTAGAGAGTGTTCCTTCCGAAGTTGAAGCAATACAATTTACACGCAGAATATCATCAatcagattcagattcagaATCAGACTGAGAATAAGAGGCGCGGATTAGCCGTGGACCTGGTCCGGCACAACTCCTTGAAATATGGAGTACCAAACATTGATGCCCATCGCTTTGACACGCAACAAAACCTCACGACCGACTCTGCTGGCAATCTCGACAATATCTCCATGATGAGATCATTCGTTAAGGAATATGAATTCATGATTTCAGATCGAACGAAGAAGGagatttgttaaaatttacatattaatGTAAGACCTAGAGAAACCTAGCTTATATACTACTAAAGAGACCTAGCTTTCGTGAATTTATTTATCCGATTTTAGTCGgttaagaaacacaaaaatggGCTGATTTAACGTCTAAGTGGGCCTCCAAGCTTGTCTTCTTCAGGATATTCATACCAAGGAGATAAAAATGGACGTGGTAGACTAATTAAGATGATGTTCAAACAGGTCACGCACATTGCAACAGAACGAACAGAACAtcaattgttgttgttggcttATCGGTTTAGGTCATCCTTCTCAGACGT
It encodes the following:
- a CDS encoding structural molecule (structural molecules; FUNCTIONS IN: structural molecule activity; INVOLVED IN: intracellular protein transport, vesicle-mediated transport; LOCATED IN: membrane coat, Golgi-associated vesicle; CONTAINS InterPro DOMAIN/s: Coatomer, gamma subunit, appendage (InterPro:IPR014863), Clathrin/coatomer adaptor, adaptin-like, appendage, C-terminal subdomain (InterPro:IPR009028), Clathrin alpha-adaptin/coatomer adaptor, appendage, C-terminal subdomain (InterPro:IPR015873); BEST Arabidopsis thaliana protein match is: coatomer gamma-2 subunit, putative / gamma-2 coat protein, putative / gamma-2 COP, putative (TAIR:AT4G34450.1); Has 75 Blast hits to 75 proteins in 19 species: Archae - 0; Bacteria - 0; Metazoa - 0; Fungi - 0; Plants - 68; Viruses - 0; Other Eukaryotes - 7 (source: NCBI BLink).); protein product: MQSCKGTETVASNARSHTCLPSGLYIGNVKVLVKAQFGMDSSKEIVMKLAVRAEDPSVSDAIHALVANG
- a CDS encoding structural molecule (structural molecules; FUNCTIONS IN: structural molecule activity; INVOLVED IN: intracellular protein transport, vesicle-mediated transport; LOCATED IN: membrane coat, Golgi-associated vesicle; CONTAINS InterPro DOMAIN/s: Coatomer, gamma subunit, appendage (InterPro:IPR014863), Clathrin alpha-adaptin/coatomer adaptor, appendage, C-terminal subdomain (InterPro:IPR015873), Clathrin/coatomer adaptor, adaptin-like, appendage, C-terminal subdomain (InterPro:IPR009028); BEST Arabidopsis thaliana protein match is: coatomer gamma-2 subunit, putative / gamma-2 coat protein, putative / gamma-2 COP, putative (TAIR:AT4G34450.1).) — protein: MDLYKTLELKELSCTSLLKGTETVASNARSHTCLPSGLYIGNVKVLVKAQFGMDSSKEIVMKLAVRAEDPSVSDAIHALVANG